The Mesomycoplasma ovipneumoniae genome includes a region encoding these proteins:
- a CDS encoding P97 family adhesin yields the protein MHEKNKNSLILALTAVGGVAIFATTIGLVTRIRYTGENPRAELENLVSRIQNVAFKSDVFDDSTTYSQIKAQLFDDSGKLLAGTDLNKFISFYTQVNSKLRKFEPTFAPNKPFLEFVDLIPNDNDQSFELQFRAKHQIDNNHTAFSTIISKKVSFAQRSQFALAEFNSNLEKITKSFKENIQNLRRTDFTSNFSSPNLIDQKIASLTRVEDFAADINKSGTQLDAVEKISQYFPDFQKIINELNFDQNNSFPFKQGTIYNFSLEKHPGTNNFISVDSNSVPSFLVKAELTDDAKFELKNFNIEDAQLLEKIDLVPQVSSGSESSQDANNEGKTSESAEKQAKKTTYFADLDDILSKISLKKLNFLDFKVAPGTIAQTSTNVAASLPSSSISESLPQLQQVNSIQLFQEEGQQEGQEQTQGTEDNQAQTESPEQTPAPETKTESFEEFVNKLTVNSTTSIEFLEKINKNLYKSNKDQSKSVVKAIEDNLLINPISLDFGEFSPYFSQKKVSGVDFELDINRAKVTSNTLEIPVNINLYSSFFGDKNPKLLKSKKETFEIKYFKDNAGTTSGTTYQLDKNRQDFYFINSLPDNSAQIQQVQTSAASSAQPKIHEEKIVTATSFISKTELEKLIENDNQKSEELKQILSNQFQYGYDFNSHESMLKSWTGNQKFPKLHDFSDFQSDDKTSTKFGIKSLKSDKFFTSEHDVAAFYAYLLSMEPTEILEYLFEIAKSANLINPNEKINVNDIKEGNIFKTAESIKFKPESNIMGLDFNGHVKTFDKRGWISNLFLPKTIADKFKDNRDDDKIFEELNKISPAKIQQDSSESTSTQTGQTEDIYKDIRDNAKKINESNNTSGSNTGVLTLVSTNTGQAQEPAKPVEELVKTFYSTKTEKLTNLKDLLLAFYVKAKELNNFRGWAKVSSDLDYRIVFEKQTGAANYSSGTDIPSGSEGYNLTYYYKIFDKQTKVEEYQSPKTALKILVSTTDQKQSEEKKTLNNAVLSIPPSYSLIQYEKTEFDKIAAGQSSGQSSKKAFGDTKEFKEIQEIIKKHDPNLVLSVKSETKDVFHPDTTKIVLLEVTKKAQTESESTETAAQNSEKSQLNFQIRIQKLPETPKPETQESTSSNGSEATSPTTESTS from the coding sequence ATGCACGAAAAAAACAAAAATTCATTAATATTAGCACTGACCGCTGTTGGTGGTGTTGCTATTTTTGCGACAACGATTGGACTTGTAACTCGAATTCGCTATACAGGAGAAAATCCGCGAGCTGAGTTAGAAAATTTAGTTTCTCGAATCCAAAATGTCGCCTTTAAATCCGATGTCTTTGATGATTCTACAACATATAGTCAAATAAAAGCACAACTTTTTGACGACAGTGGAAAATTATTAGCTGGCACAGATTTAAATAAATTTATATCTTTTTATACACAAGTTAACTCCAAATTACGCAAATTTGAGCCAACTTTTGCACCAAATAAACCATTTTTAGAGTTTGTTGACTTAATTCCGAACGATAATGATCAAAGTTTTGAGCTTCAATTTCGTGCAAAACACCAAATCGATAATAATCACACCGCATTTTCAACAATTATTTCTAAAAAAGTTTCATTTGCACAACGTTCACAATTTGCTCTTGCCGAATTTAATTCAAATTTAGAAAAAATTACTAAAAGTTTCAAAGAAAACATCCAAAACTTAAGAAGAACAGATTTTACCTCTAACTTTTCAAGTCCAAATTTAATTGATCAAAAAATTGCATCCTTAACTCGTGTTGAGGATTTTGCCGCTGACATTAATAAATCTGGAACTCAACTTGATGCAGTTGAAAAAATATCCCAATATTTCCCTGATTTTCAAAAAATAATTAACGAATTAAACTTTGATCAAAATAATTCTTTCCCTTTTAAACAAGGAACAATTTACAATTTTAGTTTAGAAAAACATCCTGGAACAAATAATTTTATTTCAGTTGATTCAAATTCAGTTCCAAGTTTTTTAGTTAAGGCTGAATTGACTGATGATGCAAAATTTGAGCTTAAAAATTTCAATATTGAAGATGCTCAACTACTTGAAAAAATTGATTTAGTTCCCCAAGTTAGTTCAGGTTCTGAATCAAGTCAAGATGCAAATAATGAAGGAAAAACCTCTGAATCAGCCGAAAAACAAGCAAAAAAAACAACTTATTTTGCTGATTTAGATGATATTTTATCTAAAATTTCACTCAAAAAATTAAATTTTCTTGATTTTAAAGTTGCCCCAGGAACAATTGCGCAAACCTCTACAAATGTTGCAGCTAGTTTACCTTCCTCATCAATTTCAGAGTCATTGCCACAACTTCAGCAAGTAAATTCAATCCAATTATTCCAAGAAGAAGGGCAACAAGAAGGGCAAGAACAAACACAAGGAACTGAAGACAACCAAGCCCAAACCGAGTCACCAGAACAAACCCCTGCTCCTGAAACAAAAACCGAAAGTTTTGAAGAATTTGTCAACAAACTTACCGTTAATTCGACTACTTCGATAGAATTTTTAGAAAAAATAAATAAAAATCTTTATAAATCAAATAAAGATCAATCTAAATCTGTTGTAAAAGCAATCGAAGACAATCTTTTAATAAATCCGATTTCTCTTGATTTTGGTGAATTTTCACCATATTTTTCACAAAAAAAAGTATCAGGAGTTGATTTTGAACTTGATATTAATCGCGCAAAAGTAACCTCAAATACTCTTGAAATTCCGGTAAATATTAACCTTTATTCAAGTTTTTTTGGTGATAAAAATCCTAAACTATTAAAATCAAAAAAAGAAACTTTTGAAATAAAATATTTCAAAGATAACGCTGGAACAACATCTGGAACAACTTATCAACTTGATAAAAATCGTCAAGATTTTTACTTCATTAATTCTTTACCAGATAATTCTGCTCAAATTCAACAAGTTCAGACTTCTGCTGCTTCATCGGCTCAACCTAAAATTCATGAAGAAAAAATTGTAACCGCAACTTCATTTATTTCCAAAACTGAGCTAGAAAAATTAATTGAAAATGATAATCAAAAATCTGAAGAATTAAAGCAAATTTTATCAAATCAGTTCCAGTATGGATATGATTTTAATTCTCATGAATCAATGCTAAAATCATGAACAGGAAATCAAAAGTTCCCTAAATTACATGATTTTTCTGATTTTCAATCTGATGATAAAACAAGCACAAAATTTGGAATTAAATCTTTAAAATCTGATAAATTTTTCACAAGCGAGCATGATGTTGCTGCTTTTTATGCTTATTTATTAAGCATGGAGCCAACTGAAATTTTAGAATATCTTTTTGAAATTGCAAAATCAGCAAACTTAATTAATCCTAATGAAAAAATAAATGTAAATGACATCAAAGAAGGTAACATTTTTAAAACCGCAGAAAGTATAAAATTTAAACCTGAGTCTAACATTATGGGTCTGGATTTTAATGGTCATGTTAAAACTTTTGATAAAAGAGGTTGAATTTCTAACCTATTTTTACCAAAAACTATTGCTGATAAATTCAAAGATAACCGTGATGATGACAAAATTTTTGAAGAACTCAACAAAATAAGTCCAGCAAAAATTCAACAAGATTCATCAGAAAGCACCTCAACACAAACAGGTCAAACTGAAGATATCTACAAAGATATTCGCGATAACGCTAAGAAAATTAATGAAAGTAATAACACTTCAGGTTCAAATACCGGAGTTTTAACACTAGTTTCAACTAACACCGGTCAAGCTCAAGAACCCGCAAAACCTGTTGAAGAATTAGTAAAAACTTTTTATTCAACAAAAACAGAAAAACTTACTAATTTAAAAGATTTATTACTTGCATTTTATGTTAAGGCTAAAGAACTTAATAATTTTAGAGGTTGAGCAAAAGTTAGTTCAGATTTAGATTATCGAATAGTTTTTGAAAAACAAACTGGTGCAGCAAATTATTCATCAGGAACCGATATTCCAAGCGGATCTGAAGGATACAATCTTACTTATTATTACAAAATTTTCGATAAACAAACTAAGGTTGAAGAATATCAAAGTCCCAAAACAGCTTTAAAAATATTAGTTTCTACAACAGATCAAAAACAATCTGAAGAAAAAAAGACCCTAAATAATGCAGTTTTAAGTATTCCGCCTTCTTATTCTTTGATTCAATATGAAAAAACTGAATTTGATAAAATAGCTGCCGGCCAAAGTAGTGGTCAATCTTCAAAAAAAGCTTTTGGAGATACAAAAGAATTTAAAGAAATTCAAGAAATTATTAAAAAACATGATCCAAATTTAGTTCTTAGTGTTAAATCTGAAACAAAAGATGTTTTCCATCCTGACACAACAAAAATAGTTCTCCTTGAAGTTACCAAAAAAGCTCAAACTGAATCAGAATCTACCGAAACTGCTGCCCAAAATAGTGAAAAATCTCAACTTAATTTCCAAATTAGAATTCAAAAACTACCGGAAACACCTAAACCAGAGACTCAAGAATCAACAAGTTCAAACGGTTCAGAAGCAACATCCCCAACAACCGAATCAACAAGCTAA
- a CDS encoding P110/LppT family adhesin N-terminal domain has translation MLNKINKIKNAKTIISTGFSITAILTTIVAVPIGLTIFERSYSSQIFGNVDKNEVVSLKTQATFSEEDFIKALNDLKLHDEYKNLSAKTALELAKNPSYAFNFLKAYDFSPITKHNFRVVLDIEKASPSSTEVKNVVVYAHSDPLKLTYSKQVDLKGFAQSDKADGDLVGFQIDLEKSKLELSAAKSSNLTASEVAFKLDNDFQAAYKISRSKSQAFSDALFQNGLTYNLVNTLGLPTILEKGYVLSPKTVENQKAKQEKIVMIGDSDTKRVDSLTNVKNLVFKNHDDKAGTLSISFELIDPTGKIVKEFDFPILGIKKLSVDVKDVEKQILSQFSDLVQLKPLVQLALVKDNQSLAQTIYTDNKVVNLAALLSKITQNSQQIGRQSQVSTQLFQVSGQNSQANDDKVEINRQDFSTFFNSKSNRIQVPGFDDYFVEINKIDLAKNLSQEQKDKLLKENKVSFEVDFQIKKQLNIEAPYLESEFVKSNYPKVLESSLATLGKGNDSKFVLIDLDSSKSTFEVQLDYDENQRKLLNSALKQNSQIDFSNLDKINLEDPKIQNLNPLAKTFEFKENPNGPKLTLEFIKSLVSEVVEDARQQKTFDQVAKKLYFLDHGHQPEDVAKLEEYKQKYSAMFSQGDKKPEEKDKKDEKSAQDQTSTTPPTSNSTPSQPPASDQSSTSTGTDSQATTGGSTGTAAPTTAPTQTSAATPVAASAFQDVPQETTTQTDEKAKTPEKPEITEGLGIKLWSFLQKSNYPELENSDVSYDVVKNSNSQIDVVMSFNPKTTGETTSKPAKLIFSIQNLEDNQSYDYLVKYNPLLLFDFRKNQKTENGEVSKISSLNRTDVEIELNSKRTEETEEEQMEEVSMETSATPVAEAQTSETPATTPATPVQNTATPEDGIILKKPVILGNDTQPALKNGVVMLAFSLKNITKNKKTHLLSSKDGRGLFISKLDFGKKDTLVIGLDQNGSQAASGAQAIPVVGLISGVQGNAVGLFEIKDNLSKLEKSNIASLDFDVFSQKNINLTNRSANFDLLKEDDLLFLTISKKDTNYTFTLSSSRNPLSQKIVSNLNLEDTNPQLFNSHLDWSYLGPNPEDKSDSTVTVRGLAIYDSIDSANQESISQELTKAFIKELTR, from the coding sequence ATGCTTAATAAAATAAACAAAATAAAAAATGCAAAAACAATAATTTCAACAGGTTTTTCGATTACAGCAATTCTTACAACGATTGTTGCAGTTCCAATTGGTTTAACAATTTTTGAGCGTTCATATAGTTCACAAATTTTTGGAAATGTTGATAAAAATGAGGTTGTTAGTCTAAAAACTCAGGCAACTTTTAGCGAGGAAGATTTTATTAAAGCTCTTAATGATCTAAAATTGCACGATGAGTACAAAAATTTATCAGCAAAAACAGCCCTTGAATTAGCTAAAAACCCCTCATATGCATTTAATTTTTTAAAAGCATATGACTTTAGTCCGATCACTAAGCACAATTTCCGGGTAGTTTTAGACATTGAAAAAGCAAGTCCTTCAAGCACTGAAGTGAAAAATGTTGTAGTTTATGCTCATTCAGATCCACTTAAACTTACTTATTCAAAACAAGTTGACCTTAAAGGTTTTGCTCAAAGTGATAAAGCTGATGGTGATTTAGTTGGATTCCAAATTGATCTTGAAAAATCAAAATTAGAACTTTCTGCAGCAAAAAGTTCTAATTTGACAGCTTCAGAAGTCGCTTTTAAACTTGACAATGATTTTCAAGCTGCATATAAAATATCACGCTCAAAATCTCAAGCATTTTCTGATGCTTTATTCCAAAACGGATTAACCTATAATTTAGTTAATACCTTAGGTTTGCCAACAATTCTGGAAAAAGGCTATGTTTTGTCTCCAAAAACAGTTGAAAACCAAAAAGCTAAACAAGAAAAAATAGTTATGATTGGTGATTCAGACACCAAAAGAGTTGATAGCTTAACGAATGTTAAAAACTTAGTTTTCAAAAATCATGACGATAAAGCTGGTACTCTTTCAATTTCTTTTGAACTAATTGACCCAACCGGGAAAATTGTCAAGGAATTTGACTTCCCAATTTTAGGAATTAAAAAATTAAGCGTTGATGTAAAAGATGTTGAAAAACAAATTCTTTCACAATTTAGTGATTTAGTTCAATTAAAACCTTTGGTTCAACTTGCACTTGTCAAAGACAATCAAAGTTTGGCTCAAACTATTTACACTGATAATAAGGTCGTTAATCTCGCCGCACTCTTGAGCAAAATTACGCAAAACTCTCAACAAATTGGACGACAGAGCCAAGTTTCAACCCAACTTTTCCAAGTTTCAGGCCAAAATTCACAAGCTAATGATGACAAAGTTGAAATAAACCGCCAAGATTTCAGCACTTTTTTCAATTCAAAGTCTAACAGAATCCAAGTTCCTGGCTTTGATGATTATTTTGTTGAAATTAACAAAATTGATTTAGCAAAAAATTTATCTCAAGAGCAAAAAGATAAACTTTTAAAAGAAAATAAAGTTTCTTTTGAAGTTGATTTTCAAATAAAAAAACAGCTAAATATTGAAGCTCCTTACCTTGAAAGTGAATTTGTTAAGTCAAATTATCCGAAAGTTCTTGAATCTTCACTTGCCACATTAGGAAAAGGAAATGATTCTAAATTTGTTTTAATTGACCTTGATTCTTCAAAATCTACTTTTGAAGTTCAACTTGATTATGATGAAAATCAGCGAAAACTTCTAAATTCTGCTTTAAAACAAAATTCACAAATTGACTTTTCAAATCTAGACAAAATTAATCTTGAAGATCCAAAAATTCAAAATCTTAATCCTCTAGCTAAAACTTTTGAATTCAAAGAAAATCCTAATGGTCCAAAATTGACTTTAGAATTTATTAAATCTCTAGTTTCAGAAGTTGTTGAAGATGCTAGACAACAAAAAACATTTGATCAAGTAGCTAAAAAACTTTATTTCTTAGATCACGGACACCAACCAGAAGATGTTGCTAAATTAGAAGAATACAAACAAAAATATTCAGCAATGTTTTCTCAAGGTGACAAAAAACCTGAAGAAAAAGATAAAAAAGACGAAAAATCAGCACAAGATCAGACTTCAACCACACCTCCAACTTCAAATTCAACTCCTTCTCAACCACCAGCTTCAGATCAAAGTTCAACTTCAACCGGGACTGATTCCCAAGCAACAACTGGTGGATCAACAGGCACTGCCGCTCCTACAACCGCTCCTACACAAACTTCAGCTGCAACCCCTGTAGCAGCATCCGCTTTTCAAGATGTACCTCAAGAAACAACAACCCAAACAGATGAAAAAGCTAAAACACCTGAAAAACCTGAAATTACAGAAGGTTTAGGTATTAAACTTTGGTCATTTTTACAAAAATCTAACTATCCAGAATTAGAAAATTCTGATGTTTCTTATGATGTTGTTAAAAATTCTAACAGCCAAATTGATGTAGTTATGAGTTTTAATCCAAAAACAACTGGAGAAACTACATCAAAACCAGCAAAATTAATTTTTTCAATTCAAAATCTTGAAGACAATCAGTCTTATGATTATTTAGTTAAATATAATCCGCTACTTCTTTTTGATTTTAGAAAAAATCAAAAAACTGAAAATGGAGAAGTTTCAAAAATTTCATCATTAAATCGAACTGACGTTGAAATTGAACTAAATAGTAAAAGAACCGAAGAAACTGAAGAGGAACAAATGGAAGAAGTTTCAATGGAAACTTCAGCGACACCCGTAGCCGAAGCTCAAACTAGCGAAACTCCCGCCACTACTCCTGCAACTCCTGTTCAAAATACCGCCACCCCAGAAGATGGAATCATACTAAAAAAACCTGTAATTTTAGGAAATGATACTCAACCTGCGCTTAAAAACGGTGTGGTAATGTTAGCTTTTAGTCTAAAAAACATTACTAAAAACAAAAAAACTCACTTACTTTCATCTAAGGATGGTAGAGGTTTATTTATTTCAAAACTTGATTTTGGTAAAAAAGATACTTTAGTAATTGGTCTAGACCAAAATGGTTCACAAGCTGCATCAGGTGCACAGGCCATCCCAGTAGTTGGTCTAATTTCTGGAGTTCAAGGTAACGCGGTTGGACTTTTTGAAATTAAAGACAACCTATCTAAACTTGAAAAAAGTAATATAGCATCATTAGATTTTGATGTTTTTTCTCAAAAAAATATCAATTTAACTAACCGAAGTGCTAATTTTGACTTACTTAAAGAAGATGATTTATTATTTTTAACTATCTCTAAAAAAGATACTAATTACACATTTACTTTAAGTTCATCTCGTAATCCGTTGTCTCAAAAAATTGTTTCTAATTTAAATTTAGAAGATACAAACCCTCAATTATTTAATAGCCACCTTGATTGAAGTTATTTAGGTCCAAACCCAGAAGACAAATCCGATTCTACAGTAACTGTTCGTGGTCTTGCAATTTATGATTCTATAGATTCTGCAAACCAAGAATCAATCTCTCAAGAACTTACAAAAGCATTTATTAAGGAACTAACTAGATAG
- the whiA gene encoding DNA-binding protein WhiA, translated as MTFSQQAKLEILANRLTRPKFNSLVKGLIFSSSLDDDPSYFILRINKNEINSRLIEIFKKFQLFFSETKKNKNWICIEKKLIKIDKTPENIQYFFAGLFIGGGSISPLGSKSYHLEISFLDKSKCEKVLNILRQNQLEFNFKQIFYQNRLKIYLKKVNEIIYFLMAIGALEQASKLEILRIERDHYLNANRITNFDIKNAKKISESSTNFIKKWNLIKKYNLTSEFSDQELIFFEIREKNPELSLQEICEILKKEYNIIRTKAGLNYWLVKSNKILEKGVKNAQ; from the coding sequence ATGACTTTCAGTCAACAAGCAAAACTTGAAATTTTAGCAAATCGACTAACTCGACCAAAATTTAATTCCTTAGTTAAAGGTTTAATTTTTTCATCATCACTAGATGACGATCCAAGCTATTTTATACTAAGAATTAACAAAAATGAAATTAATTCTCGATTAATTGAAATTTTTAAGAAATTTCAATTGTTTTTTTCAGAAACTAAAAAAAACAAAAATTGGATCTGTATTGAGAAAAAATTAATTAAAATTGATAAAACACCTGAGAATATCCAATATTTTTTTGCCGGACTTTTCATAGGAGGGGGTTCGATTTCACCGCTAGGGTCAAAATCTTACCATCTTGAAATTTCATTTTTGGATAAATCAAAATGTGAAAAAGTTTTAAATATTTTGCGCCAGAATCAATTAGAATTTAATTTTAAGCAAATTTTTTATCAGAACCGCTTAAAAATTTATTTAAAAAAAGTTAACGAAATAATTTATTTTTTAATGGCTATCGGCGCACTTGAACAAGCTTCAAAATTAGAAATTTTGAGAATTGAACGTGATCACTATCTTAATGCTAACAGAATCACAAATTTTGACATAAAAAATGCCAAAAAGATAAGTGAATCATCAACGAACTTTATTAAAAAATGAAATTTAATTAAAAAATACAATCTAACATCGGAATTTAGCGACCAAGAATTAATTTTCTTTGAGATCCGGGAAAAAAATCCTGAATTAAGTTTACAAGAAATTTGTGAAATTCTAAAAAAAGAGTATAATATTATTAGAACAAAAGCAGGCCTAAACTATTGGCTTGTCAAGTCTAATAAAATTTTAGAAAAAGGAGTGAAAAATGCACAATAG
- a CDS encoding MAG0110 family membrane protein, translating to MHNRIIFDRKDWRAYSRADEATKKLTNKLLSFSLMWLGVAILFVGLITFAILSIDSLFAIYLRIVRPITSRTTGILLFLVLLLGVNFGLSYYIGKSALADNPPTFVLVLLFFVFVIANSIILPLIFANELVLGNGNYIMIAIGGAGGIMGLIGILGYFQVMNFGKLLPLILIGFVIEIILFIVSLYVFSTFLETLYSLIAITVTLGAIGYEFWSIRNQSSVILANYNSEREIKRVFLRLSIWNALGLYISFLRLVVNILRLLSRR from the coding sequence ATGCACAATAGAATTATTTTTGACCGCAAAGATTGACGTGCTTATAGCCGTGCAGACGAAGCTACAAAAAAACTAACAAATAAATTGTTGTCTTTTTCCCTTATGTGATTAGGTGTTGCAATTTTATTTGTTGGTTTAATTACGTTTGCAATTTTATCAATAGACTCATTATTTGCAATTTATTTAAGAATAGTTAGACCTATTACATCAAGAACTACTGGGATTTTACTATTTCTTGTTTTACTTTTAGGAGTAAATTTTGGGCTGTCATATTATATAGGTAAATCCGCGTTAGCTGATAACCCGCCAACATTCGTTCTTGTTTTGCTCTTTTTTGTTTTTGTAATAGCTAATTCTATCATTCTTCCGTTAATTTTCGCTAACGAACTAGTCTTGGGCAATGGTAACTATATAATGATAGCAATTGGTGGTGCTGGTGGTATAATGGGTCTAATTGGAATTTTAGGTTATTTCCAAGTTATGAATTTTGGTAAATTACTACCTTTAATTTTGATTGGTTTTGTTATTGAAATCATTCTTTTCATTGTTTCCCTTTATGTTTTTTCTACATTTTTAGAAACCTTATATTCACTTATTGCCATCACAGTTACATTAGGAGCGATCGGATATGAGTTTTGAAGTATCAGAAATCAATCATCTGTAATTTTAGCCAATTACAATAGTGAACGTGAAATTAAACGTGTTTTCTTAAGATTATCAATTTGAAATGCACTTGGTTTATATATTTCTTTCCTTCGTTTAGTCGTAAATATATTAAGACTTTTGAGCAGACGTTAA